From one Gammaproteobacteria bacterium genomic stretch:
- the ispG gene encoding flavodoxin-dependent (E)-4-hydroxy-3-methylbut-2-enyl-diphosphate synthase, translated as MYQRRKSIPVTVGNITVGGNAPIAVQCMTDTDTADIPATVRQTLECVNVGTELIRYTVNTEEAARAVPKIKALLLEQNCQVPLIGDFHYNGHLLLTKYPECAKALDKYRINPGNVGFGEKRDKQFSTMIEVAIENDKPVRIGVNWGSLDKALVAELMDQNAKTANPKSAREMTHAALIHSALHSAEFAESIGLPANKIILSCKVSAVQDLIAVYSELANRCEYALHLGLTEAGMGSKSIVASSIAMGILLQQGIGDTLRTSLTPEPGAKRSKEVMVTQEILQTMGLRYFNPMVTACPGCGRTTSSFFRELAQEVQTFLHTNMPIWRESYSGVENMTVAVMGCIVNGPGESKHANIGISLPGTGEEPSAPVFVDGKKFTTLRGPMITDEFKNIINNYVIANYSAC; from the coding sequence ATGTACCAAAGACGTAAAAGTATCCCAGTAACTGTCGGAAACATTACAGTAGGAGGAAATGCTCCCATCGCTGTCCAGTGTATGACGGATACCGATACGGCGGATATCCCCGCAACGGTTAGACAAACGCTCGAGTGTGTCAATGTGGGAACTGAACTTATCCGTTATACCGTAAATACTGAAGAAGCGGCTAGGGCAGTGCCTAAGATTAAGGCGCTATTGCTCGAGCAAAATTGTCAGGTCCCTCTCATTGGCGATTTTCACTACAATGGACATTTACTGCTCACCAAATACCCTGAATGTGCTAAGGCTTTGGATAAATATCGTATTAATCCTGGGAATGTGGGCTTTGGAGAAAAAAGGGATAAACAATTTTCGACAATGATCGAAGTTGCTATAGAGAATGACAAACCCGTGCGTATTGGAGTCAACTGGGGCAGCCTTGATAAGGCCCTTGTGGCAGAGTTAATGGATCAAAATGCAAAAACAGCAAATCCTAAAAGTGCTCGTGAGATGACCCATGCAGCATTGATTCATTCTGCGCTTCACAGTGCTGAATTTGCAGAGTCAATTGGCTTGCCTGCAAACAAAATCATTCTGTCCTGCAAAGTAAGTGCTGTTCAAGATCTGATAGCGGTCTATTCTGAGTTAGCAAATCGATGTGAATATGCACTTCATTTGGGATTAACCGAAGCTGGAATGGGATCAAAAAGCATCGTGGCCTCGAGTATCGCCATGGGAATTTTGCTACAACAAGGAATTGGCGATACCCTCCGCACGTCTTTAACACCTGAACCTGGGGCAAAAAGATCAAAAGAGGTGATGGTTACTCAAGAAATACTTCAAACAATGGGCTTGCGTTATTTCAATCCCATGGTAACTGCATGCCCTGGGTGTGGCAGAACAACAAGCTCCTTTTTTCGTGAGTTGGCTCAAGAGGTTCAAACCTTTCTGCATACAAATATGCCAATCTGGCGGGAATCTTACTCCGGGGTGGAGAATATGACCGTGGCGGTCATGGGCTGTATTGTGAATGGTCCTGGTGAAAGCAAACACGCCAACATTGGTATAAGTTTGCCTGGTACCGGTGAAGAACCTTCGGCTCCGGTCTTTGTTGATGGCAAAAAATTTACCACCCTGCGTGGGCCAATGATCACTGATGAGTTCAAAAATATTATTAATAACTATGTCATTGCTAATTATTCTGCTTGCTAG
- the prpC gene encoding 2-methylcitrate synthase produces the protein MTTKVSGLAGITAGETAISSVGKEGMGLNYRGYSIYELAEHACFEEVAYLLIRGKLPSQRELKDFLRHLISLRALPEALKKVLELIPANAHPMDVLRTGCSVLGTLEQESTTQYDQYYIAERLTAAFPSMLLYWYHFHKSGIRIDTHVPEETIAGYFLHLLHQKQPEPLQVRAVDVSLILYAEHEFNASTFAARVTASTGTDFYSAICSAIGTLRGALHGGANEQAMELLETFSSPEQAEVALQEMLANKKLIMGFGHRVYRTSDPRSDVIKTWSKQLADDVGDKVLFPVSERIEKIMWDTKNLFPNLDFYSASAYHFCGIPTKMFTPLFVFARTAGWAAHIIEQRQNNKLIRPLADYTGPSTRPFIPVSQRDSIAPEPSE, from the coding sequence GTGACAACAAAAGTTTCAGGGTTGGCAGGTATTACGGCGGGAGAAACCGCCATTAGCAGCGTTGGTAAAGAGGGGATGGGACTCAATTATCGAGGCTATTCCATTTATGAATTAGCGGAGCATGCTTGCTTTGAAGAAGTGGCCTACTTATTAATAAGAGGAAAGTTGCCTTCACAACGGGAGCTTAAAGATTTTCTTCGTCATTTGATTTCTCTACGCGCTTTACCAGAAGCATTAAAAAAGGTGCTTGAATTAATCCCGGCAAATGCGCATCCCATGGATGTTCTTAGAACGGGTTGTTCTGTTTTAGGCACCCTTGAACAGGAATCTACTACTCAGTATGATCAATATTATATAGCAGAACGTCTTACCGCTGCTTTCCCGTCAATGTTACTGTATTGGTATCATTTTCATAAAAGTGGTATCCGCATTGATACCCATGTTCCTGAAGAAACAATCGCGGGCTATTTTTTACATCTTCTCCACCAAAAACAACCTGAGCCATTACAGGTACGCGCTGTAGATGTATCATTGATCCTCTATGCAGAGCATGAGTTTAATGCTTCCACCTTCGCGGCTAGGGTCACTGCTTCTACCGGCACGGACTTCTATTCTGCGATTTGTTCTGCGATAGGCACGTTACGTGGCGCCTTACACGGGGGTGCAAATGAGCAAGCGATGGAGCTTCTTGAAACGTTCTCCTCTCCTGAGCAGGCGGAAGTTGCACTACAGGAAATGTTGGCCAACAAAAAACTAATTATGGGATTTGGCCATAGGGTATATAGAACATCAGATCCTCGTTCCGATGTGATAAAAACATGGTCAAAACAATTAGCGGACGACGTTGGCGATAAAGTTTTATTCCCTGTCTCTGAACGCATTGAAAAAATCATGTGGGATACCAAAAACTTATTTCCAAATCTCGATTTTTACAGTGCTTCTGCTTATCATTTTTGCGGCATTCCCACTAAGATGTTTACCCCACTTTTCGTGTTTGCACGAACAGCGGGTTGGGCTGCGCATATCATAGAACAACGACAAAATAATAAATTGATTCGGCCTCTCGCAGATTATACGGGACCGTCAACTAGACCTTTTATCCCCGTTAGTCAAAGGGATTCAATCGCTCCCGAACCCAGTGAATAG
- the prpB gene encoding methylisocitrate lyase has product MKNVSAGKYFRLALSEETPLQIVGTINAYTGILATKCGFKALYLSGAGVANASFGLPDLGITTLNDVLEDVRRITSATPVPLLVDADTGWGGSLSIARTVKEMIKAGAAGIHIEDQTDLKRCGHRPGKSLVSQEAMSDRIKAAVDAKYDPDFVIMARTDSLEGEGLQAAIDRANAYVASGADMIFAEAITDLKQYKEFTSSVNVPVLANITEFGKTPYFTVQELQQAGIAMVLYPLSAFRAMSAAALQVYSTIRKEGTQKNVVDLMQTRTELYDYLDYLKYEKLVDETI; this is encoded by the coding sequence ATGAAAAATGTTTCTGCGGGAAAATATTTTCGTCTTGCTCTGAGTGAAGAAACCCCCTTACAAATCGTGGGAACCATCAATGCTTATACGGGTATTTTAGCGACGAAATGTGGTTTCAAAGCGCTTTATTTGTCAGGCGCTGGTGTGGCCAACGCATCATTTGGCTTACCTGACTTGGGTATCACGACATTGAATGATGTTCTTGAAGATGTTCGTAGAATTACCTCCGCTACCCCTGTTCCTTTACTCGTAGATGCCGATACCGGCTGGGGAGGAAGCTTATCTATTGCGCGAACGGTAAAAGAGATGATCAAGGCGGGGGCCGCAGGGATACATATTGAAGATCAAACAGATCTTAAACGGTGTGGTCATCGTCCTGGGAAATCCTTAGTCAGTCAAGAAGCCATGAGCGACCGTATTAAAGCCGCTGTGGACGCAAAATATGACCCTGATTTTGTTATAATGGCTCGAACAGATAGTCTTGAAGGTGAGGGATTGCAGGCTGCTATAGACAGAGCAAATGCTTATGTTGCTAGTGGTGCAGATATGATTTTTGCAGAAGCCATTACAGATTTAAAGCAGTATAAAGAATTTACCTCTAGCGTTAATGTCCCGGTGTTAGCCAACATCACTGAGTTCGGGAAAACTCCCTATTTTACAGTTCAAGAATTACAACAGGCGGGCATAGCCATGGTTTTATATCCATTAAGTGCTTTTCGAGCAATGAGTGCTGCTGCATTACAAGTCTACTCAACGATTCGAAAAGAGGGCACCCAAAAAAATGTGGTAGACCTTATGCAAACGCGAACAGAGTTATATGATTATCTCGACTATTTAAAATATGAAAAATTAGTGGATGAAACCATTTAA
- a CDS encoding AMP-binding protein, whose amino-acid sequence MEKIWEKNYPPDVAFTINPDAYSSVSELLEETFQKYAHQPAFENFGVQLSYQELQNKVQHFAAYLQKVLKLQKGDRIAIMLPNCLQYPLVLLAALRLGLVIVNINPLYTERELTIPLKDSGAKAIVVLTNFAASLSHIISETQLEHVIVTDLGDLLTPLKGWMINFVLRYIKKAIPPFNLLRKLSFKNALHAGSKLTLDPVHIESSDTAFLQYTGGTTGVPKGAMLTHRNMISNILQSAGWIGHVLTEGKEVIVTALPLYHIFSLTVCCFTFIKLGCKGLLITNPRDFKGFIKELCKQKFTIFVGVNTLFEALLRQPGFDKIEWSNTNLVLAGGMAVLKSTAEKWQAATNMPIIMGYGLTEASPVVSINPLSLTKFNASIGLPITATNVEIRDDANKSVSLGSAGELCVQGPQVMKGYWNNEKETKETLSDDGWLKTGDIALMDDQGYIYLIDRKKDMILISGFNVYPIEVEEIIASHPGVEEVAVIGVPDTQSGESVKAFIVKKDPELTEEDIRALCKEKLTGYKRPSLIEFCSDLPKSNVGKILKQKLRAKQSIG is encoded by the coding sequence ATGGAAAAAATTTGGGAAAAGAATTATCCGCCGGATGTAGCATTTACTATCAATCCTGATGCGTATTCTTCGGTAAGTGAATTATTAGAGGAAACCTTTCAAAAATATGCTCACCAGCCTGCATTTGAAAATTTCGGGGTGCAGCTGAGTTACCAAGAGCTACAGAATAAGGTGCAACATTTCGCGGCTTATTTACAAAAAGTGCTCAAATTACAAAAAGGTGATCGCATAGCAATAATGCTCCCTAATTGTTTGCAATATCCCCTGGTATTGCTGGCCGCTTTACGCTTAGGTTTAGTTATTGTAAATATTAATCCCTTGTATACAGAAAGAGAGCTTACTATTCCTCTTAAAGATTCGGGTGCTAAAGCAATCGTTGTCTTGACCAATTTTGCGGCTAGTTTATCCCATATCATTTCTGAGACCCAATTAGAACATGTGATAGTGACCGACCTCGGTGATCTCTTAACTCCTCTTAAAGGATGGATGATTAATTTTGTTCTGCGCTATATCAAAAAAGCGATCCCTCCTTTTAACCTCCTCAGAAAGTTATCATTCAAAAATGCGCTACATGCAGGAAGTAAGCTGACGCTTGATCCTGTTCATATTGAGTCAAGCGATACTGCTTTTCTACAATATACGGGAGGAACAACGGGCGTCCCTAAGGGAGCGATGCTAACTCATCGAAACATGATTTCGAATATTCTACAAAGTGCGGGATGGATAGGGCACGTTCTAACAGAAGGCAAAGAAGTAATTGTTACTGCACTCCCTTTGTATCATATTTTTTCATTGACGGTCTGTTGTTTCACCTTTATCAAGTTAGGCTGTAAAGGTTTGTTAATTACCAACCCACGCGACTTTAAAGGTTTTATAAAAGAATTATGTAAACAGAAATTTACAATTTTCGTGGGCGTGAACACTTTATTCGAAGCTTTATTAAGACAACCGGGCTTCGACAAAATAGAGTGGTCTAACACAAACTTAGTACTCGCAGGTGGAATGGCGGTTCTCAAGAGTACCGCCGAAAAATGGCAAGCCGCTACGAACATGCCCATTATCATGGGGTATGGTTTAACAGAGGCGAGTCCTGTAGTAAGTATTAATCCTCTTTCTTTAACTAAGTTCAACGCAAGTATCGGTCTCCCCATTACAGCCACCAATGTAGAGATTAGAGATGACGCCAACAAAAGCGTCTCCCTGGGTAGCGCGGGCGAACTCTGTGTTCAAGGCCCTCAAGTGATGAAAGGCTATTGGAATAATGAGAAAGAAACTAAAGAGACCCTTAGTGATGATGGTTGGCTCAAGACAGGTGACATTGCTCTTATGGATGATCAAGGATATATCTATCTAATCGATCGCAAAAAGGATATGATTTTAATTTCTGGCTTTAATGTTTACCCTATTGAGGTGGAAGAGATAATTGCGAGTCATCCAGGAGTGGAGGAGGTCGCAGTTATTGGCGTTCCTGATACACAATCGGGGGAGAGCGTTAAGGCCTTTATTGTAAAGAAAGACCCTGAACTCACTGAAGAAGACATCAGGGCATTGTGTAAAGAAAAGCTAACTGGCTATAAAAGACCTAGCCTAATTGAGTTTTGTTCTGACTTGCCCAAAAGTAATGTGGGTAAAATCCTCAAACAAAAATTACGCGCTAAACAATCCATCGGATGA
- the minC gene encoding septum site-determining protein MinC — protein sequence MNSKSPQNSQPAFQLKGSVLTLSVLQLLSLDYGAFQQQLEETIKKNPNFFEHMPIIIDLQKLYALDNDINFVEINSLLRKHGLVPVGVTNANPKQVAEATQVGLGILPNVKTTQSPKVAKINENAKIISQPVRSGQQIYAKNCDLIILSSVSNGAEILADGNIHVYGSLRGRAIAGAAGEANARIFCHKLEAELVAIAGHYKLQEDIEAGNHVSSTQVFLENDQLVIASIS from the coding sequence ATGAACTCGAAGAGTCCACAAAATTCCCAACCCGCCTTTCAATTAAAGGGAAGCGTTCTTACCCTGAGTGTTCTACAGCTTCTCTCTCTAGATTATGGCGCATTCCAACAACAACTAGAAGAAACCATCAAAAAAAATCCTAACTTTTTCGAACACATGCCTATTATTATCGACCTGCAGAAATTATATGCGTTAGATAATGACATTAATTTTGTAGAAATCAATTCACTCCTTAGAAAACATGGCCTGGTTCCTGTTGGAGTCACGAATGCAAATCCTAAACAAGTTGCTGAGGCAACTCAAGTAGGATTAGGAATTTTACCCAATGTAAAAACCACACAATCTCCCAAAGTGGCCAAGATTAATGAAAATGCAAAGATAATTTCTCAGCCAGTCCGCTCAGGCCAACAAATTTACGCTAAAAATTGTGACCTCATTATTTTATCCTCTGTCAGTAATGGCGCCGAAATCCTTGCAGATGGGAACATTCATGTTTATGGATCGTTACGGGGGCGCGCTATTGCAGGAGCAGCGGGCGAAGCAAATGCACGAATTTTTTGTCATAAGCTTGAAGCAGAATTGGTTGCCATTGCAGGTCACTACAAACTTCAAGAAGATATTGAAGCCGGAAATCATGTTTCCAGCACACAAGTATTTTTAGAAAACGATCAACTCGTTATTGCGTCAATTAGCTAA
- the minD gene encoding septum site-determining protein MinD, which translates to MAEIIVVTSGKGGVGKTTTTAAFGTGLAVRGFRTVLIDFDVGLRNLDLAMGCEGRVVYDLINVINGEAKLRQALIKDKRNENLFILPASQTRDKDALHIEGVELILEELKKEFDYIVCDSPAGIEKGALMAMRFADQAVVVTNPEISSVRDSDRILGILASKTKRVEEGLEPPPQHLLLTRYSANRVERGDMLSVEDVKEILAIPLLGVVPESPAVLRASNAGVPVILDQQSDAGQAYTDAVSRFLGEKIPHRFLTSTKKGFLKRLFNKEKDTSVV; encoded by the coding sequence ATGGCTGAGATAATTGTGGTAACTTCAGGTAAAGGTGGGGTTGGCAAAACGACGACCACCGCTGCTTTTGGAACTGGTTTAGCAGTTCGTGGATTCAGGACTGTCCTCATTGATTTTGATGTGGGTTTGCGAAATTTAGATCTGGCAATGGGATGCGAGGGTCGTGTCGTGTATGACCTTATCAACGTCATTAATGGAGAAGCCAAACTACGCCAAGCCTTGATCAAAGATAAAAGAAATGAAAATCTATTTATCCTGCCTGCTTCTCAAACACGTGACAAAGATGCCTTACATATTGAAGGTGTTGAGTTAATTTTAGAAGAATTAAAAAAAGAATTCGATTACATCGTTTGTGACTCCCCTGCTGGAATTGAAAAAGGGGCACTAATGGCAATGCGGTTTGCAGATCAAGCGGTTGTCGTGACTAATCCTGAAATTTCTTCGGTTCGTGACTCTGATCGCATTCTTGGCATTCTTGCAAGTAAAACCAAACGCGTAGAGGAAGGTTTAGAACCTCCCCCACAACATTTACTTTTGACTCGTTATTCTGCCAATCGTGTTGAACGTGGTGACATGCTCAGCGTTGAAGACGTTAAAGAAATCTTGGCTATTCCTCTGCTAGGTGTGGTTCCCGAGTCACCTGCGGTACTCAGAGCATCAAATGCTGGCGTCCCAGTAATTTTGGATCAACAAAGTGATGCTGGACAAGCTTATACTGATGCTGTATCTCGCTTTTTAGGTGAGAAAATCCCTCATCGGTTTTTGACCTCGACCAAGAAAGGGTTTCTTAAACGACTATTCAATAAAGAGAAGGACACAAGTGTCGTATGA
- the minE gene encoding cell division topological specificity factor MinE, protein MSILDIFKSPKKTSANIAKDRLLQLIVDEGIHSRINKLDLVKLQEELIEVISRYLPIKAHEVTVEVERDDNRSILELNVILPEDI, encoded by the coding sequence ATGAGTATACTGGATATTTTTAAAAGCCCTAAAAAGACATCAGCCAATATTGCTAAGGATAGACTATTACAATTGATTGTTGATGAGGGGATTCACTCAAGAATCAATAAGCTTGATCTGGTTAAGTTGCAAGAAGAACTCATTGAAGTAATCTCTCGATATTTGCCCATTAAAGCACATGAAGTTACTGTAGAGGTGGAACGTGACGATAATCGCTCTATACTCGAGCTTAATGTAATTCTACCCGAAGATATTTAA
- a CDS encoding acyl-CoA dehydrogenase produces the protein MAILWIALPILLLGILSYHRASLIVWTITYGLYLVFLVAFSTLSPITLSMIGAFFLVLAFILNVKPVRRMLITQSLFKTFQKSLPALSLTEKEALAAGTVGWDGELFSGMPDWSKCLAYPSPQLTPEELDFLNGPVSELCAMIDNWDITHNRFNLPDEMWQFLKTNRFFGMIIPKQYGGKEFSAYAHSTILTKIAGLSSSVASVVAVPNSLGPAELLLHYGTDEQRNYYLPRLAQGIEIPCFALTGPEAGSDASAMPDYGVVCKGTFENKEIIGIRINWNKRYITLAPIATVLGLAFKLYDPDHLIGGKESLGITCALIPTNLPGITIGRRHYPLNCAFPNGPTQGRDVFIPLDWIIGGVNMAGQGWRMIVECLATGRAISLPSMATGGAKIGSYTTGAYSRIRNQFHLPIGKFGGVEEALARIAGNTYIMEATRLFTVAAIDRGEKPAVPAAISKYHVTELGRKVINDAMDIHGGKGICMGPKNYLANNYQETPISITVEGANILTRSMIIFGQGAIRCHPYILKEMEAVQLEDKKRGLKVFDNAIFAHVGFMLSNIMRTFVLGITHARWAGAPHKEFKRYYQYLTRFSAALALVSDVSMILLGGSLKRKEKLSARLGDVLSMLYLGSAVLKQYEDHQSSEEERDVVMWACEEIIFTAQQQLHAALVNFPNPIVGALLKAWVFPWGMSHKEPTDKLGHRVARLMLNPNALRHILAKDAYLEQRPNNPVGYIEMVLKKVILAEPLEQRLYEAVRDKKIKGHTFEQKVKEGIAKEILTEAEAAQLLDGYQSKREILAVDDFAPEELEGLHAHSAEIHPSSTIHEDSSWKEGVKPN, from the coding sequence ATGGCAATACTATGGATAGCATTACCCATCCTTCTATTAGGAATACTCTCTTATCACCGGGCGTCTTTAATCGTTTGGACCATTACCTACGGCTTATATCTAGTATTTTTGGTCGCTTTTAGTACCTTATCTCCAATCACTCTCAGTATGATCGGAGCATTCTTTCTTGTGCTAGCTTTTATACTAAATGTGAAGCCGGTTCGAAGAATGCTAATCACGCAATCCCTCTTTAAAACTTTTCAGAAATCTTTGCCCGCGTTATCTCTGACTGAAAAAGAAGCTTTAGCGGCTGGCACAGTGGGGTGGGATGGTGAATTATTTTCAGGTATGCCAGATTGGAGTAAATGTCTTGCTTATCCCTCGCCTCAACTGACCCCAGAAGAACTTGATTTTCTTAACGGCCCTGTCTCTGAGTTGTGTGCCATGATTGATAATTGGGATATAACGCACAACCGCTTTAACTTGCCAGATGAAATGTGGCAATTTCTAAAAACAAATCGTTTCTTCGGCATGATTATTCCTAAGCAATATGGTGGCAAAGAATTTTCTGCTTACGCGCATTCCACTATCTTGACCAAAATAGCCGGCCTGAGCTCCAGTGTGGCGAGTGTGGTCGCAGTGCCCAATTCCTTGGGTCCGGCGGAACTTTTATTGCATTATGGTACAGATGAACAACGAAACTACTATTTGCCCCGGCTGGCACAAGGCATAGAAATACCTTGTTTTGCTCTCACCGGGCCTGAGGCGGGTTCTGATGCCAGTGCTATGCCAGATTATGGTGTGGTATGTAAAGGAACGTTTGAGAATAAAGAAATCATAGGAATACGTATCAATTGGAATAAGCGGTATATCACGCTTGCTCCAATAGCAACCGTTCTTGGGCTGGCGTTCAAATTGTATGATCCAGACCATTTGATTGGCGGTAAGGAATCTTTAGGCATTACCTGTGCATTAATACCCACAAATCTACCCGGAATTACCATCGGTAGACGCCATTATCCCTTAAATTGCGCTTTTCCCAATGGGCCCACTCAAGGAAGAGATGTTTTTATTCCCTTAGATTGGATTATTGGTGGCGTAAACATGGCGGGGCAGGGGTGGCGAATGATAGTTGAATGCCTCGCAACTGGGCGCGCCATTTCATTACCTTCAATGGCGACAGGAGGCGCAAAAATAGGCTCCTATACAACCGGTGCCTACTCCAGAATTAGAAATCAATTTCATTTGCCCATTGGTAAATTTGGCGGTGTGGAAGAGGCGTTAGCTCGCATTGCGGGTAATACTTATATTATGGAAGCAACCCGGCTTTTCACCGTAGCAGCAATTGACCGCGGAGAAAAACCCGCTGTTCCCGCTGCCATTAGCAAATATCATGTAACCGAATTAGGTCGGAAAGTTATCAATGATGCGATGGATATTCATGGTGGCAAAGGTATTTGTATGGGACCAAAAAATTATTTAGCCAATAATTATCAAGAAACCCCTATTAGCATTACGGTAGAAGGGGCCAATATCTTAACACGCAGTATGATTATTTTTGGTCAAGGCGCAATCCGTTGTCATCCTTATATATTGAAAGAGATGGAAGCGGTGCAACTGGAAGATAAAAAACGCGGTTTGAAAGTTTTTGATAATGCCATTTTTGCTCATGTTGGATTTATGCTTAGCAATATTATGCGCACCTTTGTTTTAGGGATAACCCATGCGAGATGGGCGGGTGCACCTCACAAAGAATTTAAACGTTACTATCAATATTTGACACGATTTAGTGCTGCTCTAGCGTTGGTTTCAGATGTTTCAATGATCCTATTAGGGGGGAGTTTAAAGCGTAAGGAAAAATTGTCCGCTCGGTTGGGGGATGTATTGAGTATGCTATATCTCGGGTCTGCTGTTTTAAAACAATATGAAGATCACCAATCGAGCGAAGAAGAGCGGGATGTTGTGATGTGGGCTTGTGAAGAAATTATCTTCACCGCTCAACAACAACTCCATGCGGCGCTGGTTAATTTCCCTAATCCTATTGTTGGGGCGCTGCTTAAAGCGTGGGTCTTCCCGTGGGGGATGTCACATAAGGAACCGACCGATAAATTAGGGCATAGAGTCGCTAGATTAATGTTAAACCCGAATGCTCTTCGCCATATTCTTGCCAAAGATGCTTATCTAGAACAGCGTCCCAATAATCCCGTAGGCTACATAGAAATGGTGCTGAAAAAAGTGATTTTAGCGGAGCCTTTAGAGCAGCGTCTTTATGAGGCGGTGCGTGACAAAAAAATAAAAGGCCATACCTTTGAGCAGAAAGTGAAAGAAGGGATAGCGAAGGAGATATTAACGGAGGCTGAGGCTGCGCAATTACTCGATGGCTATCAGAGTAAAAGAGAAATTCTTGCTGTAGATGATTTTGCACCCGAAGAATTGGAGGGTTTGCACGCTCATTCAGCAGAAATTCATCCTTCTTCTACAATCCATGAAGATTCCAGTTGGAAGGAAGGCGTAAAGCCCAACTAA
- a CDS encoding glycerophosphodiester phosphodiesterase has translation MTFRLSKVIGHRGASGHAPENTRISMSKAHQLGAEWVEFDVMLARSGEPIIIHDETLGRTTNGTGEVADIDFETLACLDCGSWFGAEFSDQRIPTLQNLLDHIIPLNLAINIEIKPYPGYEEQTAIRTLEVLQSHWPKSSPEPLISSFSPLVLKKLFELSREYKLGYIIDSLEGNWEQVLRNYGCISLHIDHHLLTLEIVKRIKKVVPFVLAYTVNEPERAQQLFDWGVDSVFSDYPDRILKVIA, from the coding sequence ATGACTTTTCGATTATCAAAAGTGATTGGGCATAGAGGGGCATCAGGTCACGCTCCGGAGAATACACGTATATCAATGTCTAAAGCGCACCAGCTCGGAGCCGAATGGGTGGAATTCGATGTGATGCTGGCACGCAGTGGTGAACCCATCATCATTCATGATGAAACGTTAGGTCGCACCACCAATGGCACCGGTGAAGTAGCTGATATTGATTTTGAAACGTTAGCGTGTTTGGATTGCGGTAGTTGGTTCGGGGCAGAATTCTCTGATCAAAGAATCCCCACCCTTCAAAACCTCCTCGATCACATCATCCCGCTGAATTTGGCAATTAACATTGAAATTAAGCCGTACCCAGGTTATGAGGAACAGACTGCCATCCGCACTTTGGAGGTACTACAATCCCATTGGCCAAAAAGTTCCCCGGAACCATTGATATCAAGTTTTTCACCTCTGGTTCTAAAAAAATTATTTGAACTTAGCAGAGAATATAAATTAGGGTATATTATTGATAGCTTAGAGGGAAATTGGGAACAAGTGTTACGCAATTATGGTTGCATCTCGTTACACATTGATCACCACCTGTTAACACTGGAAATAGTGAAACGCATTAAGAAAGTAGTGCCTTTTGTTTTGGCATATACTGTTAATGAACCTGAAAGAGCACAGCAGTTATTTGACTGGGGAGTGGATTCAGTTTTTAGTGACTACCCTGATCGAATTTTGAAGGTCATCGCCTAG